The sequence CGCCCCTGAACACCCTTCGTCCTCCTCCAAAACCCTCCCACTCTGTCTGGTCCCCAGTTGTACAACATCTTCCCGAGCCTCCTGGACTGGGTGCCCGGGCCGCACCAACGCATCTTCCAGAACTTCAAGCGCCTGAGAGACCTCATCGCCCACAGCGTCCACGACCACCAGGCCTCTCTAGACCCCAGATTTCCCCGGGACTTCATCGACTGCTTCCTCACCAAGACGGCAGAGGTAATCCCTACCTGGAAATCCCACCTCTAGTCTGACCTGAAATTCTCCTGCTGCCCCGGCCTCAAACCCACAGGGACCCCAGATGGGGCAAGGTTGGGGGACCTTCTCCCTGGAGAAGCTGAAGCATCTGGCCCAGCTGGGCTGGAGCCAGGAGCCACTCGCAGCCACCTCCAATTACAGCTCATTAAGAAGTCATCAAAggaggtggggcggggcggggcgggggagggcGCGGGAGGGCGCAGttgctcacccttgtaatcccagcactttgggcggccgaggcaggaggatggcttgagtccaggagttcgagaccagcctggacaatatagtaagacccagtctctacaatacatacatacatacataaaacatattttttaaaaaacaaaaaacaagaagtcATTCAAGCTCTATCTAAGAAGTTAATTGTAGGCCCTGCAGCTGAGATTTTCCCAGCCCTGCCCTTCTGCGTTCCCCAGCTCTCCTAGGGAAAGAAAGTTAAACCCAGCTGGGACTGAATGGGCCCCCAGCAGCAGTCCTACTGGTCTAGAGGGAAGGGGTCTCCATCCCTGGCTCAcatccccacccctccaccccggCAGGAGGAGGACCCGCTGAGCCACTTCCGCATGGATACCCTGCTGATGACCACACATAACCTGCTCTTTGGCGGCACCGAGACTGTGGGCACCACGCTGCGCCACGCCTTCCTGGCACTCATGAAGTACCCGAAAGTTCAAGGTGAGGCCCACCCACACAGCAGCGCGGAGGTGCCCATGTGTTCCAGCCTCCCCCCAGAGCAGGGAGCCACTGCCCCGCCTCCCAGGTCTGAGATAGCCTCCTGCTGACCCCAGGAGTCCAAGCCAAACCCACAAACCCACACGGAGGCCGATCCCACCCACACAGACCATGAGGTCCACGCAGCCTGCCCGAATCCCGACCCACAGCCCACCCgcttagttgttttttttttttttttttttgagagggagtctcgctctgtcgcccaggctggagtgcagtggccggatctcagctcactgcaagctccgcctcccgggttcacgccattctcctgcctcagcctcccgagtagctgggactacaggcgcccgccacctcgcccggctagctttttgtattttttagtagagacggggtttcaccgtgttagccaggatggtctcgatctccttaccttgtgatccgcccgtctcagcctcccaaagtgctgggattacaggcttgagccaccgcgcccggcttttgttttgtttttttggagatggagtctggctctgtcacccaggctggagtgcagtggtgtgatctcggtcggctcactgcaatctctgcctcccgagttcaagggattctcctgcctcagcctctcaagtagctgggattacaggtgcacagcaccacatccagctaatttttgtattttcagtagagacagggtttcaccaagttggccaggctggtctcgaactcctggcctcaagtgatccactcgcctcagtttcccaaagtgctgggattacaggcgtgagccactgaacccagctctgcttagttttttgtttgtttttgagacagagtcactctgtcgcccaggctggagtacaatggtgcaatcacagctcactgcagccccttgggctcaagagatcttcccacctcagccttatcaatagctgggaggacaggcgtgcaccaccacactcaatacactcagctaactttttattttttgtagagacagggtcttgctgtgttgtcctggtgggtctccaactcctgggctcaagcaatcctctcacctcggcctcccaaagtgctggggttacaggtgtcagccaccgttccccacctccacccactTGGTCTTGCCTTGTTCCAACCGTGTCCACCACTGCATACGTCCACCTCCGGCTCCAGAACCCAGCTAACAGTCTTCCCAGAGCCCCAGCCACACACCTGCCAGGGAACCCTACCTCTCCCACACAGCCTGGCCCCCACACACAGCTCTGTCTGCTATTCCACCTCCCCAAGCTCTaccctggctaattcttttttttaatttttcctttttttttttttttttttatgacggagtctcgctgtgttgcccaggctggagtgcagtggcccgatcccggctcactgcaacctccgcctcccaagtagctgggactataggtgtgcgccaccatgcccagctaatttttttattttgttttagagacggggtttcaccatgttgcccaggcttgtctctgacgggggccagcccctccacacctgtgggtatttttCGTCAGGCGGGACgagaggcagagaaaagaaataaggcacagagacaaagtatagagaaagaacagtgggcccaggggactggcacTCAGCATACGGAGGATCCGCACCGGCCCCAGTCTcttgagttccctcagtatttattgattactatttTCACTATCTCGGCTAAAGGAATGCGGCAACAGAACAGGGTGATAGTGGGGAAaaggtca comes from Macaca fascicularis isolate 582-1 chromosome 19, T2T-MFA8v1.1 and encodes:
- the LOC123570245 gene encoding cytochrome P450 2F5-like isoform X2, whose protein sequence is MSSPWGELYNIFPSLLDWVPGPHQRIFQNFKRLRDLIAHSVHDHQASLDPRFPRDFIDCFLTKTAEEEDPLSHFRMDTLLMTTHNLLFGGTETVGTTLRHAFLALMKYPKVQGWAEQRSSVGPGTHALLLTYTSIGLSIHVTARMKGGKGT
- the LOC123570245 gene encoding cytochrome P450 2F5-like isoform X1 — encoded protein: MSSPWGELYNIFPSLLDWVPGPHQRIFQNFKRLRDLIAHSVHDHQASLDPRFPRDFIDCFLTKTAEEEDPLSHFRMDTLLMTTHNLLFGGTETVGTTLRHAFLALMKYPKVQEFRSCCPGWSAVVRSRLTATSTSRIQAILLPQSPEYLGLQVPATTPG